The Spirulina subsalsa PCC 9445 region ACGGGGGCCGGATTTGTACTCTACGGGGTAGGGGAGATCATCCTCTCCAAACTCCACCACATCGGCAATTCCCCGCCATTGGTACTGATGGGAGCAAAGAGAAAGCGAGCGCTCCACCCGCACCCCATCCACCACCTCACTGGTAGCAGAATCCGCCCGCTCATGAACCCGATGTCCCCGCAACGTATAAATATTATCCTCAAACGTTTGTTCAACATGAATTAAGGCACATTGACGAGGACAAAAAGCATAATGTTGTAACACACTAATCCACAGATAATCCTCAGTATTTCGTTCGCTCATCGCTTAATTTTTAGTAAAATAACCAGAAAATCGTAGGTTCGGCACAGGAAGCGTAACCCAACAAAACCGTAAACAGTAACCAAAATATAAGGGAAGTGTCCGCCCCCTGTGCCATAGACTAATCCCCTCTAGCCCCCCTTTAGAATGGGGGAAAATACAGATCAGAAACTGACGTGAATTTGAGTTTCTGAAACGTTCAGAGTGTAGTTGGAAGTGGGATCTCATCTCCATAGTCCCAAGCCGTCTGAATCCAGGCAACTTTTGCCTCTTGAATATTGACAATAGCTTCCTCAAGAGTGTCACCTTGGGAAAGACATCCGGGTAAGTCAGCCAGCATCACCGTATAGCCGCCATCAGGTTCAGGATATAGAGTAATCGGATACTTCAAATTGAGATAGTCTTCCAAAGTTTCAGGTTTAATCTGCGTTTTCATCATTCCAGTTCTCCAAATTTAGTAGTTTGACAATTTGTTTCACGTATATGCCTTTAACCATTTTTCCGCCCTTTTTGGGTATGGTAATTTTCAGCCCGTCTGAGTTACGGAAGGTGTGATGACTTCCCTTAGAGTGTTGTTGTTCAAAGCCAAAGGATTCTAAAAGATACTGGACATCATTAAATAGAATTTCTGGTGGATCTCTTAAAAATTGCTCAATTAGCTTTTCAAGTTTGCTCATCAGTAATCACCTCCAAACCCGGTTTCTAGATATGAAGCCAGGGATGTTGGGTTTTGCTACCGCTCCACCCAACCTACAGATCCCTACCTATAGATCCCTACAAATAACCTGCTTTTGGGGATTTACAACCCACCCATCAAACCAACTCCGTTAATTCCACTCCCTCCGGTAAATCCTCCTTATTGATCACCACTTGATAATCCTTAAACGACCGAGGCGCATTACTCCCAGACTCCACCGTAATCCGATCAAATAATTTGTGAGCCGGAGCATTTCCTAACCGCTTTTCATGGGAAAAAATATATAACCCCCGCAACGCCATCAACCCTCGACTCGCACTCCGATCTAACTCCCACATCCCTTGAATCGCTTGCCAAAATAAAGCTAAATCCTCCTCCGTTACCCCCGTTTGTTGTGCCAAAAATGGCGAGAAAAACCCAAAACCACGATACAAACCATAGGGAATCTGGGTTTTCCGTCCCATTGTTTGTAAATTGACCCGATCCTCCTTCGCCTCCGTAACAGCCATGCGGGTAATCGACCAATCCAACGGCAAAACCGGATCAATAGAACGAGCAAATGTTAACTGGACTGGCCCCCGCACCTGACCCGCATTTAATCCTGTACTCATGACTGCCCCAAACATTCGCACATCATAAAAATTGGCACACATCCACTGTTTCGCTGTCTCAATATTCTGACCTGTTTTAGCAGGCTTACCTGATTTTTTGACTAACCCCTCAACAAATTTTTTCGCTACTTTCCAATCGCTGAACTCTTCCAATTGCTTATACTCTTCCTTTAATTCCTCAGCCGAAAGTTCCCCACTATAAGTCAACGTCGAAACAACATTATCCCCCTCTTCTTCATCTTCAATGGCAAAAGCCGAAGGTAATTCATCGGCTAAATTCCGCAAAGCAGTTAGGACTTTTTCCTCCTTAATCACATCAGAAACTGGTTCACTGACAGGCAACCCTGAACCCACATAAGCCCGACGAATTTGCTCATTGAGAACCCCGTGATGTTCCACAAAAATTTTCAGCCGTTCTTTCTCCGCTTCCGTCGCTTCATACTCGCTGTAAACCTCAACATAATTCCGCACTTTTCGCTTTAAACAAACATCCGTCACTAAACCCTGCATGGTTTCCGCATCAGTCCGAGGTAAATTTCCCCCATCTGGATCTCCGTTAGGGTTGCCGTCCAACACATCAAAAAGCAGGACAAAATCATGACGGCGGTTGGGATCGGTATGAATAGACATGGAATTTTTTTCCTCAATAATTACAAAAAATTCAGTGATTCATGGGTGAGTCGGCAAGACCAACAAGCCCCAAATCGGTTGGCTGAAATGACAGCACAACGCAACAATTCACCATTACTAACCTTGCAAAATTCCTAACGAATTAGGATAAAAAGGCTTGACATTCAACACAAAAAATGCTAATAATTAGCCATCTTTCTTGTTTTTTTGCCTCTTCGCTTGCCCATTATTATGGGCGCGTTGATGGTAGTAACCGAGAGCAAAAATACTTTGTTGCTGCATGGTGAAGTTATGGGGAAAATGCCCCTGATCCGGTTGGATATGACTATAAATTTCCTCCAGTTCCAGTTGTAAATTGTGGTGAGCGCCGGGATTATTTTTCCGAATTTTGCTCAGGTGAGCCTGTGCGCCTTGGATTAACACCCCCATAACCTTCCCCGGCGTGGTAGACATTGCCCCGTAGTAACGATCTACAAGGGTGGCGTTGATTTCTTTACCCAAGGCGGTGCGCTGGATTTGTTCCAGTTGTGCCAGTAGACGGCCGCAGTGATAGGCGGTGAGGTCAGCCCCTTCTAGGGGAGGCTGTAAATTTAATTGGCTCATGGATTCTGTTTCACTCATCGGGATGATGTCCTTAAACGTAAGGTAAAGCTTGATTAACGCGGCGCGGGGATGGGTCATTTTGTTGTCACTATCGACCCGAATTCGGCGCACAACGCTGGCTAGGAGGTCATCAGGCAGGGGTTTTCCCTGCAAGGCGGCGAAAAACAAGGCGGTGGGCATTCGGGGCAACATTTCCTTGCTCACATCCCGATAGGCACAGGCGGCTAAGGCATAGAGGCCAAAGAGTTTGGGATCTTCCCCGGTAGGACTCACCACCTGTTGCGCCCGAAACCACTGGCCGAGGTTTTGCCGTACTTCGGCCAGGGTGATATTGAGCCAACTCCGGACGACGGTGCGGGCATTGTTGGCTGTCAGGGCTACGGCATAAAAGCGGTCTTGTTCCAGTTGCTCTAAGGCGGTGACATTGGGCTGTTTTTTTAGCCCAGCGATGAGGTCTTTGACTTGGGCTTGGGCTTGTTCATCACTGGGTTTATCTAAGAAGCTAAAGAGATCAAATCCTGTGGCTTCTTTGGTCCACCAGGCATAAACGGCTTTATCGCTGATGCGGAGGTGGGAATCTCGTTCTTTGAGCAGGTGATTGAGGGCTTTGGCGAAAGCTTCCCCTGCATCGCGGGAAATGGGGGAGGTGAGGGAGTTGGCGAGGCCGTAGGATTCAAAGGCTTTGGAGTTGGCGGAAACTAAGGCGGTGCCGGATGCTTGACCGCCGGGAACCCCTTTAATGGTGAAGGGGAGCCGTTGCTCAACAGGGCCATAGTTGCCGGAGACTAAACACCAGCCGAGATTTTCCCCTTTGTCTGTTCCCCCGGTATAGTTGGCCCAAAATTGTTGGATGCTGGTTAATTGGGCTTTGTCTTCGGCGGGGATAACGGGGCCGCTGGGGGTCATGACTTGAAAGGTGATGACCATGCTGGGGTCGAAGTCGGGGGGGAGAAGGTGGCGATTGCGGTCTGGCTCCCACTGGTCCAGAAACTGAACAATGGCCTTGACTATAGGCTCTTGGGTCACTTCGGCACAGTGACGGGCGAGGTCTTTAAATTGTTGATGACAGTCGGCAATGCGGTTCGGTTTTGATTTGGGTTTGGGGATGCCGAGAACATATTCCCCCGTATCGGCGAGGAGTTTGGGACTAATGCCGGAACTGCGATTAATATGGGGCAGGATTTTCGGCTCTCCCCGTTTGTTTTTTTTATCCCCGAGGGGGGTGAGTAGATCACCCCGGAGTTGACCATCGAGGGTGAGACTAATCACCCAACGGACTGGAGAGGGGCCATACATGGCGGGGGTGGGGTTGATGCGCTGGGCATAGTCAGCGAGGGCTTTAAGGAGCATAATTTAAAGGGGTTGAGGGGGGATGGTGAGGATGCCTTGTTC contains the following coding sequences:
- a CDS encoding type II toxin-antitoxin system HicB family antitoxin; the encoded protein is MMKTQIKPETLEDYLNLKYPITLYPEPDGGYTVMLADLPGCLSQGDTLEEAIVNIQEAKVAWIQTAWDYGDEIPLPTTL
- a CDS encoding type II toxin-antitoxin system HicA family toxin: MSKLEKLIEQFLRDPPEILFNDVQYLLESFGFEQQHSKGSHHTFRNSDGLKITIPKKGGKMVKGIYVKQIVKLLNLENWNDENAD
- the cas7c gene encoding type I-C CRISPR-associated protein Cas7/Csd2 produces the protein MSIHTDPNRRHDFVLLFDVLDGNPNGDPDGGNLPRTDAETMQGLVTDVCLKRKVRNYVEVYSEYEATEAEKERLKIFVEHHGVLNEQIRRAYVGSGLPVSEPVSDVIKEEKVLTALRNLADELPSAFAIEDEEEGDNVVSTLTYSGELSAEELKEEYKQLEEFSDWKVAKKFVEGLVKKSGKPAKTGQNIETAKQWMCANFYDVRMFGAVMSTGLNAGQVRGPVQLTFARSIDPVLPLDWSITRMAVTEAKEDRVNLQTMGRKTQIPYGLYRGFGFFSPFLAQQTGVTEEDLALFWQAIQGMWELDRSASRGLMALRGLYIFSHEKRLGNAPAHKLFDRITVESGSNAPRSFKDYQVVINKEDLPEGVELTELV
- the cas8c gene encoding type I-C CRISPR-associated protein Cas8c/Csd1 → MLLKALADYAQRINPTPAMYGPSPVRWVISLTLDGQLRGDLLTPLGDKKNKRGEPKILPHINRSSGISPKLLADTGEYVLGIPKPKSKPNRIADCHQQFKDLARHCAEVTQEPIVKAIVQFLDQWEPDRNRHLLPPDFDPSMVITFQVMTPSGPVIPAEDKAQLTSIQQFWANYTGGTDKGENLGWCLVSGNYGPVEQRLPFTIKGVPGGQASGTALVSANSKAFESYGLANSLTSPISRDAGEAFAKALNHLLKERDSHLRISDKAVYAWWTKEATGFDLFSFLDKPSDEQAQAQVKDLIAGLKKQPNVTALEQLEQDRFYAVALTANNARTVVRSWLNITLAEVRQNLGQWFRAQQVVSPTGEDPKLFGLYALAACAYRDVSKEMLPRMPTALFFAALQGKPLPDDLLASVVRRIRVDSDNKMTHPRAALIKLYLTFKDIIPMSETESMSQLNLQPPLEGADLTAYHCGRLLAQLEQIQRTALGKEINATLVDRYYGAMSTTPGKVMGVLIQGAQAHLSKIRKNNPGAHHNLQLELEEIYSHIQPDQGHFPHNFTMQQQSIFALGYYHQRAHNNGQAKRQKNKKDG